One Piscinibacter lacus genomic window, GTCGGCATCAACGCCATGATCCTCAGCCTGCTCTACAAGGCCGAGGCGCGCGATGTGCGGCTGATCCTGATCGACCCGAAGATGCTGGAGATGAGCGTCTACGAGGCCATCCCTCACCTGCTCTGCCCCGTCGTCACCGACATGAAGCAGGCGGCCAATGCGCTGAACTGGGGGGTGGGCGAGATGGAGCGGCGCTACAAGCTGCTCAGCAAGCTGGGCGTGCGCAACCTCGCCGGCTACAACAAGAAGCTCGACGAGGCCCGCGAGCGCGGCGAGTTGCTGCCCAATCCCTTCAGCCTGACGCCCGAGGCGCCCGAGCCGCTGGATCGCCTGCCGCACATCGTCATCGTCATCGACGAGCTGGCCGACCTGATGATGGTGGTGGGCAAGAAGATCGAGGAACTGATCGCCCGCCTCGCGCAGAAGGCGCGCGCCGCCGGCATCCACCTGATCCTAGCCACCCAGCGGCCCAGCGTGGACGTGATCACCGGCCTCATCAAGGCCAACATCCCGACCCGCATCGCCTTCCAGGTCAGCAGCAAGATCGACAGCCGCACCATCCTCGACCAGATGGGCGCCGAGGCCCTGCTCGGCATGGGCGACATGCTCTACATGCCCAGCGGCACCGGCCTGCCGGTGCGGGTGCACGGCGCCTTCGTCAGCGACGAGGAGGTGCACCGCGTGGTCGACTACCTCAAGAGCCAGGGCGAGCCCAACTACATCGAGGGCATCCTTGAAGGCGGCACGCTCGACGGCGAGGACGGCAACGACAGCAATGCCACCGGCCTGGGCGCCAGCGGCGAGGGCGAGTCCGACCCGATGTACGACCAGGCCGTCGCCATCGTGCTGCAGAACCGCAAGGCCTCCATCTCGCTGGTGCAGCGCCATCTGCGCATTGGCTACAACCGCGCGGCCCGATTGCTGGAACAGATGGAGAAGTCCGGACTCGTATCGGCCATGTCCACCAACGGCAACCGCGACCTGATCGTGCCGCGTCGCGACGAATCCGCATGAAGACCCTTCGCCCCACCGCCTCGTCCGTCCCCCGCCGCTGGCTGATCGCCGGCGCCTGCGGCCTGCTGCTGGCCGCGGCCCTGCCGGCCCGTGCCGATGCCCTGGGCACGCTGCAGGCCTTCGTCGACGAGGTCAAGACCGGCCGCGCCAGCTTCACCCAGACCGTCAGCTCGCCCGACGGCAGCAAGGTCAAGCGCAGCAGCGGCCGCTTCGAGTTCATGCGGCCCGACCGCTTCCGCTTCGCCTACGACGCGCCCTTCGAGCAGCTCATCGTCGGCGACGGCCAGCAGGTCTGGCTGCACGATGTCGATCTCGAACAGGTCACTGTGCGACCGATGAACCAGGCCCTGGGCGCCACCCCGGCGGCCCTGCTGGCCGGCGGCAAGGTCGACAAGGACTTCAAGCTTGAAGCCCTGCCCGATGCCGAGGGCCAGCAATGGCTGCGCGCGACACCGCGCATCGGCGACAGCGGCATCCAGAGCCTGAAGATCGCCTTCCGCGACAAGGCGCTGAGCGAGGTCGAGATCCTCGACGCCTTCGGCCAGCGCTCGCGCATCGTCTTCAGCGCCGTGGAGAGCAATCCGGTGCTGGCGGCCGATCGCTTCCGCTTCACGCCGCCCAAGGGCGCGGACGTGCTGCGGCCCTGAGGCCGTCGGCCCGCCGCAGCGCCCGCACCGCGCCGCCCCGCCCTGCCGAACGTGGCTGCCCGCCCCGACCCTGCCGCGCCGCTGGCCGAGCGCCTGCGGCCGCGCCACCTCGACGAGGTCATCGGCCAGCCGCAATTGCTCGGCCCCGGCCAGCCGCTGCGCATGGCCTTCGAGACCGGGCGCCTGCATTCCATGATCCTCTGGGGTCCGCCCGGCACCGGCAAGACCACGCTGGCGCGCCTGACGGCCGAGGCCTTCGGCGCGCGCTTCATCGCCATCTCGGCCGTGCTCGGCGGCGTGAAGGACATCCGCGAGGCGGTCGACCTGGCCCAGGCCGCCCGCGGCGCCGCGCCGGCCGCGGCCCCCGACCTGCTCAGCGCCGCCGCCGCGCCGGCCGCGCCCGCAGCCCGCTGCATCGTCTTCGTCGACGAGGTGCACCGCTTCAACAAGGCCCAGCAGGACGCCTTCCTGCCGCATGTGGAAAGCGGGCTCTTCACCTTCATCGGCGCGACCACCGAGAACCCCAGCTTCGAGGTCAATGCCGCGCTGCTCTCGCGCGCCACCGTGCATGTGCTGCAACCGCTGGGCGAGGCCGACCAGGCCGTGCTGCTCGAACGCGGCCGCGCCCTGCTGGACGCGCCGCCCCTCGCGGACGAGGCCCAGGCGCGCCTGATCGGCTATGCCGACGGCGATGCCCGCCGCCTGCTCAACACCTACGAGAACGTGGTGGCCATGCTGCCGCAGGGCACGGCCAGCATCGATGCGGCCCTGCTGGAAAAGCTGCTCGGCGCGCAACTGCGTCGCTACGACAAGGGCGGCGACGCCTTCTACGACAGCATCTCCGCCCTGCACAAGAGCGTGCGCGGCTCCAGCCCCGATGCCGCGCTCTACTGGATGGTGCGCATGCTCGACGGCGGTGCCGACGGCCGCTACATCGGCCGCCGCCTGATCCGCATGGCCGCCGAGGACATCGGCCTGGCCGACCCGCGCGCCCTGCGCCTGTGCCTGGATGCGGTCGAGACCTATGAGCGCCTGGGCTCGCCCGAGGGCGAGCTGGCCCTGGCCGAGGCGGTGATCTACCTGGCCGTCGCGCCCAAGAGCAATGCCGTCTACACCGCCTACAAGGCGGCGCGCCGCCTGGTCGCGCAGGACGGCAGCCGGCCGGTGCCGCTGCACCTGCGCAATGCGCCCACCCAGCTCATGAAGCAGCTCGACCACGGCAAGGATTACCGCTACGCCCACGACGAGGCCGGGGCCTATGCCGCGGGCGAGCGCTACTTTCCCGAGGGCCTGCCCGAGCCGCGCTTCTACGAACCCGTGCCGCGCGGCCTGGAGCTCAAGATCGGCGAGAAGCTCGCGCAACTGCGCCAGCTTGATGCCGAGGCCCGCGGTCGCAAGGGCTGAGCCCGGCGCCCCCCGCGCGGCGGGTCTTCCCTGCCGGGCCGGTGCGGGGGCCGCCGCTACACTCGCGCCGCCCTGAGCAAGGCCCCGGGGGCGGGCCGGCGGGCTTCTTGCTCTGCACCGTCCCGGCCACCGGCGGCGCCGACCCGCCCGCAGCGCGATCCCCACCACGCGATGGACATCTTCCTCCAGCAGATCATCAACGGCCTGGTCCTCGGCAGCATCTATGCGCTGGTGGCCCTGGGCTACACCATGGTCTACGGGATCATCAACCTGATCAACTTCGCCCATGGCGAGGTGCTGATGGTCGGCGCCATGGTGAGCTGGACGGTCATCACCCTGATCGGTCCCGGCACCCTGCCCGGGGTGCTGCTGCTGCTGATCGCGCTGGCCGTGGCCATGGGCGTGTGCATGGTGCTGAACGTGGCGATCGAGCGCCTGGCCTACCGGCCGCTGCGCGATGCGCCGCGGCTCGCACCGCTGATCACCGCCATGGGCGTCAGCCTGCTGCTGCAGACGCTGGCGATGATCCTGTGGAAGCCCGGCTACAAGCCCTATCCGACGCTGCTGCCCAACCAGGTCTTCCACGTCGGCGGGGCGGTCATCACCTTCACGCAGGTGGCGATCCTCGGCGTCACCGCGCTCACCCTGGCCGGCCTGATGCTGCTGATCCACCGCAGCCGCCTGGGCCGCGCGATGCGCGCCACGGCCGAGAACCCGCGCGTGGCCGCGCTGATGGGCGTGCGGCCCGACACGGTGATTGCCGCCACCTTCGCCATCGGCGCCGCCCTGGCGGCGCTGGCCGGTGTGATGGTGGCCAGCAACTACGGCTCGGTCCAGCATGCGATGGGCTTCCTGCCCGGGCTCAAGGCCTTCACCGCCGCCGTCTTCGGCGGCATC contains:
- the lolA gene encoding outer membrane lipoprotein chaperone LolA yields the protein MKTLRPTASSVPRRWLIAGACGLLLAAALPARADALGTLQAFVDEVKTGRASFTQTVSSPDGSKVKRSSGRFEFMRPDRFRFAYDAPFEQLIVGDGQQVWLHDVDLEQVTVRPMNQALGATPAALLAGGKVDKDFKLEALPDAEGQQWLRATPRIGDSGIQSLKIAFRDKALSEVEILDAFGQRSRIVFSAVESNPVLAADRFRFTPPKGADVLRP
- a CDS encoding replication-associated recombination protein A, translating into MAARPDPAAPLAERLRPRHLDEVIGQPQLLGPGQPLRMAFETGRLHSMILWGPPGTGKTTLARLTAEAFGARFIAISAVLGGVKDIREAVDLAQAARGAAPAAAPDLLSAAAAPAAPAARCIVFVDEVHRFNKAQQDAFLPHVESGLFTFIGATTENPSFEVNAALLSRATVHVLQPLGEADQAVLLERGRALLDAPPLADEAQARLIGYADGDARRLLNTYENVVAMLPQGTASIDAALLEKLLGAQLRRYDKGGDAFYDSISALHKSVRGSSPDAALYWMVRMLDGGADGRYIGRRLIRMAAEDIGLADPRALRLCLDAVETYERLGSPEGELALAEAVIYLAVAPKSNAVYTAYKAARRLVAQDGSRPVPLHLRNAPTQLMKQLDHGKDYRYAHDEAGAYAAGERYFPEGLPEPRFYEPVPRGLELKIGEKLAQLRQLDAEARGRKG
- a CDS encoding branched-chain amino acid ABC transporter permease yields the protein MDIFLQQIINGLVLGSIYALVALGYTMVYGIINLINFAHGEVLMVGAMVSWTVITLIGPGTLPGVLLLLIALAVAMGVCMVLNVAIERLAYRPLRDAPRLAPLITAMGVSLLLQTLAMILWKPGYKPYPTLLPNQVFHVGGAVITFTQVAILGVTALTLAGLMLLIHRSRLGRAMRATAENPRVAALMGVRPDTVIAATFAIGAALAALAGVMVASNYGSVQHAMGFLPGLKAFTAAVFGGIGNLPGAMVGGLLLGLIESLGAGYIGPLTGGVLGSHYQDIFAFIVLILVLTLRPQGLLGERVADRA